From one Geoalkalibacter halelectricus genomic stretch:
- a CDS encoding CvpA family protein, protein MMNYLDIAILVILAGFTLKGLLRGFLKEICSLAGLLVGALVAFRYHAPLAQWLLDDLGLPSQMAVVAAFLALFLISVVFFAALGYLLSKFVRLIFLGGFNRLLGALFGCGQAVVLLAVVLFALSLGSLPEFLEKGIAGSQLAAPFVELGEGLFHGGRDFLADR, encoded by the coding sequence ATGATGAATTATCTCGATATTGCCATCTTGGTGATTCTCGCCGGCTTCACCCTCAAGGGGTTGCTGCGAGGGTTTCTCAAGGAGATCTGCTCGTTGGCCGGATTGCTGGTGGGTGCCCTGGTGGCCTTTCGCTATCATGCGCCCCTGGCCCAATGGCTTCTCGATGACCTGGGTTTGCCTTCGCAGATGGCGGTGGTGGCGGCGTTTCTGGCGCTGTTTCTGATCTCCGTTGTTTTTTTCGCGGCCCTCGGATATCTGCTCTCGAAGTTTGTCCGGCTGATTTTTCTCGGCGGCTTCAACCGCCTGCTGGGCGCGCTTTTTGGCTGCGGCCAGGCGGTGGTACTGCTGGCCGTGGTGCTGTTTGCCCTGAGTCTCGGTTCCCTGCCGGAGTTTCTGGAAAAGGGGATAGCCGGCTCCCAGTTGGCCGCACCCTTTGTCGAATTGGGAGAAGGGCTCTTTCACGGCGGACGTGATTTTCTCGCCGACCGCTGA
- a CDS encoding GatB/YqeY domain-containing protein → MSLNENLNTAMKEAMKAKDSLRLSAIRLIRSAIKNREIEERRPLDDEGIIAVLSTLAKQRRDSVEAYRQSGREDLAEKEEKELAVIQEFLPRPLSEEEIAAIIDQAVAQTGAAGPRDMGKVMKIVSAETKGRADGRLVSERVKTRLGG, encoded by the coding sequence ATGAGTCTAAACGAGAATCTCAACACCGCCATGAAAGAGGCGATGAAGGCCAAGGACAGCCTGCGCCTGAGCGCCATTCGCCTGATTCGCTCCGCCATCAAGAACCGCGAAATCGAAGAGCGCCGACCACTCGACGATGAGGGCATCATTGCCGTGCTCTCCACCCTCGCCAAGCAGCGGCGCGATTCTGTCGAGGCCTATCGGCAGAGCGGCCGCGAGGATCTGGCCGAAAAAGAGGAAAAGGAACTGGCGGTGATCCAGGAATTTCTGCCGCGCCCGTTGAGCGAGGAAGAAATTGCGGCGATCATCGACCAGGCCGTGGCGCAAACCGGCGCCGCCGGACCGCGGGACATGGGCAAGGTCATGAAAATCGTCAGTGCTGAAACCAAGGGGCGCGCCGATGGGCGCCTGGTCAGCGAGCGGGTCAAGACGCGCCTTGGCGGCTGA
- the hisIE gene encoding bifunctional phosphoribosyl-AMP cyclohydrolase/phosphoribosyl-ATP diphosphatase HisIE: protein MSLIEQLKFDTNGLIPAITRDAATGEVLMMAFMNAAAVEQTLATGRVHYYSRSRRKLWMKGETSGHVQLVREIRFDCDADCLLISVAQQGAACHTGHHSCFYRTWEETGAQVQGEKTSDPLAAYARQDILDALYHVIQERRQNPSEKSYVASLYAKGLDKILGKIGEEATETAVAGKGGDPEQVVYEAADLFFHTLVLLGYYDLPPERIYAELRRRFGLSGIAEKASRAQ, encoded by the coding sequence ATGTCTCTCATCGAGCAACTCAAATTCGACACCAACGGCCTGATTCCCGCCATCACCCGCGATGCCGCGACCGGCGAGGTGTTGATGATGGCGTTTATGAACGCCGCGGCGGTGGAGCAGACCCTGGCGACGGGCAGGGTCCATTACTATTCGCGCTCGCGGCGCAAGCTGTGGATGAAGGGCGAAACTTCCGGCCATGTGCAGCTGGTACGTGAAATCCGCTTCGACTGTGACGCCGATTGCCTGCTGATCAGCGTCGCGCAGCAGGGGGCGGCCTGTCACACCGGTCATCATTCCTGTTTCTACCGCACCTGGGAAGAAACCGGGGCGCAGGTGCAAGGGGAGAAAACCAGCGACCCTCTGGCCGCCTATGCGCGCCAGGATATTCTTGATGCCCTGTACCACGTCATTCAGGAGCGCCGCCAGAATCCTTCGGAAAAATCCTACGTCGCTTCCCTGTACGCCAAGGGCCTCGACAAGATTCTCGGCAAGATCGGCGAGGAAGCGACGGAGACGGCGGTGGCGGGCAAGGGCGGTGATCCCGAGCAGGTGGTGTACGAGGCTGCCGACCTGTTTTTCCACACCCTGGTGCTGCTGGGCTACTACGATCTGCCCCCGGAGCGCATCTACGCCGAACTGCGGCGCCGTTTCGGCCTCTCCGGCATCGCCGAGAAGGCAAGCCGCGCCCAGTAG